In Clostridia bacterium, the genomic window CCAAAGTGCTGTTTACGGGCATTGCGGGCGGCGTGAAGGACGAGCTGGCGGTGATGGACGAGGTGATAGCGACACGGTTGGTCGAACACGACTACGGTATCATTGGCAACGACGGCTTTACCTGGCTGTCGGGAGACCCCGGTATGGGCGGTAAAAAAGGCGAGTATTACGCGTGCGACGAGGGCTTGGTCAATTTGGCCTACGAAGCGGCCGTCGCGGTGGTGGGCGCGGGACACGCATGGAAAGGCGTCATCGCCACGGGCGACCAGTTCATCGCTTCGGAGACTTACGTGGAACGATTGAAGAACGACTATGACGCCTACGCCTGCGAGATGGAAGGCGCGTCGGTGGCCGTGGTGTGTATACAGTACGGCAAGCCATTCGTGGTGGTGCGGGCGCTGTCGGATAAGGCGGACGGGCACGCGCACGAAAGTTATGAGAATTTCGGCGACGTGGCGGGCGCGAACAGCAGTAGAATCGTGCTGAAAATGCTGGAGGGAATGGGGAAGTAGTTGCCGAGGGCAACTGCAATATAGTCGGCAAAGCCGACTGCGAGATAAATCCCAAAAGGGATTGCGAATATATACCAACTACATAGGAGGCAGGAAGATGAGAAAGTATTTTGATTTCGAGGGAAGAGTGGCCGTCGTGACCGGTTGTTCAACGGGATTGGGCGTGCAAATGGCCAAAGCGTTGGCAAGTCAAGGCGCGCGCATCGTCGCCGTGGCTAGACGGCAGAATATGATAGACCAAGTGGCGGCCGATATACATAAGGAGTTCGGCGTGGAGACCTTGGCCGTCAAGTGCGATATAACGAACACCGAAGATGTGGAAAAGATGGTAGACGAGACGCTAAGTGTGTTCGGGCGGATCGACGTATTGGTGAATAACGCGGGCACGGGCGCGGTAGGCCCCGCCGAGGATATGTCCGACGACGAGTTCGATTGGGAGATGAACGTGGACCTTTTCGGCACCTTCCGCGTGGCGCGCGCCGTGGCAAAAAAGGCGATGATTCCGCAAAAATACGGCAGGATCATCAATATCGCCTCGATGTACGGCTTGGTGGGCAATAAGATCGCGGGGTCGGCTCCCTATCACGCGGCGAAGGGCGGCGTGGTCAATTTGACGAGGGCGCTGGCGGCCGAGTGGGGTAAGTACGGCATTACCGTCAACGCGATTTGCCCCGGCTACTTCTATACCGATTTGACGAGGGATACCTTGAATAGCGACTTCTTCCAAGCAAACGCTAAGACGATGATACCCGAAGAACGCTACGGTGAGGAGGGCGAGTTGGATACGGCGGTGCTGTTCTTGGCAAGCGAGAAGTCCGCCTATGTGACGGGCGTGAACCTGCCCGTGGACGGCGGCTATACGGCGATGTGAAAAATCGGCGTCCTAAGGGGCGCCGATTTTTTTGTGAAGTTTTCGCCATGCGAAAGTGAAGTTTGCGACTGCAAGTGAAGTTCAGGCATAGCCTCGAGTGAAGTTTGCGCAAGGCGCAAGTTGCGGCGGGATAGAACGGGTGAATTGGCGGCTCGTGCCGCCGTGAATTGCGCGAAGCGCGGGGCATCGTGAATTGCACCCACGGTGCGTTGCGGTAGGGATAGACGCTCGCCGGCTAAGGTGAGATAGTTGCCGAGGGAAACTGCGGTAAATTGCTATGCAATGCGATATAAATCCCCGAGGAAATTTGCGTGATAGCGCGTTGCTTCGCGGGCGGAGATATTCAAAAGAATGATAGGGAAAGCGCGGGATATTATATATTGTAATAGAGGGGAGTAAGCGACGAAAAACGACAAAAAGTGTGGCATGGAAAAGGACACTATATATTGTGTTGAGAAATGCATTTCGACACAAAATATAGGCTATATTGTGAAATTTTGAAAAGTTGGCGAAAAGGGCTTGTCTTTTCCCGAGGGCTATTGTATAATGAAAGTCCGCCGCTTGAAAGCGCGGGCGAAATCCGTGCGTAGGCGCGGGATAACGAAAGAAAACGGAAAGGAT contains:
- a CDS encoding SDR family oxidoreductase — encoded protein: MRKYFDFEGRVAVVTGCSTGLGVQMAKALASQGARIVAVARRQNMIDQVAADIHKEFGVETLAVKCDITNTEDVEKMVDETLSVFGRIDVLVNNAGTGAVGPAEDMSDDEFDWEMNVDLFGTFRVARAVAKKAMIPQKYGRIINIASMYGLVGNKIAGSAPYHAAKGGVVNLTRALAAEWGKYGITVNAICPGYFYTDLTRDTLNSDFFQANAKTMIPEERYGEEGELDTAVLFLASEKSAYVTGVNLPVDGGYTAM
- a CDS encoding 5'-methylthioadenosine/adenosylhomocysteine nucleosidase, with the translated sequence MKRLIAIMMTAILLAAALVGCANTVDKKEYVGIVSAMDNEIAVLLDEAKIDRVDEIGGVKYHVGTLRGQNVVITRSGIGKVRASAGVTAMFNEYNISKVLFTGIAGGVKDELAVMDEVIATRLVEHDYGIIGNDGFTWLSGDPGMGGKKGEYYACDEGLVNLAYEAAVAVVGAGHAWKGVIATGDQFIASETYVERLKNDYDAYACEMEGASVAVVCIQYGKPFVVVRALSDKADGHAHESYENFGDVAGANSSRIVLKMLEGMGK